Proteins from one Amycolatopsis benzoatilytica AK 16/65 genomic window:
- a CDS encoding aldehyde dehydrogenase family protein, whose amino-acid sequence MSNSPQSDRSRLSVAKTYKLYLGGKFPRSESGRVYPVTDANGAFLANAAHASRKDLRDAVSAARKAFPAWSSATAYNRGQVLYRVAEVMEGRRAQFAAEVAACEGVAAKKAESIVDASIDRWVWYAGWTDKIASVLGAANPVAGPYFSFTVPEPTGVVGVLAPQSSSLLGLVTVLAPVLASGSTAVLVSSAARPLPAITLSEVLATSDVPAGAANILTGHAAELGSWLASHGDVNALDPTGAAPADRVALAQEAAGTVKRVLSVPDAEPDWTAEPDLSRLRRYLEAKTVWHPLGV is encoded by the coding sequence CAAGCTGTACCTCGGCGGCAAGTTCCCCCGCTCGGAATCCGGCCGGGTCTACCCGGTCACCGATGCCAACGGAGCCTTCCTGGCCAACGCCGCGCACGCCTCCCGCAAGGACCTGCGCGACGCGGTGTCCGCCGCCCGCAAGGCTTTCCCGGCCTGGTCGTCGGCGACCGCGTACAACCGGGGCCAGGTGCTCTACCGCGTCGCCGAGGTGATGGAGGGCCGCCGCGCCCAGTTCGCCGCCGAGGTCGCCGCCTGCGAAGGCGTCGCCGCGAAGAAGGCCGAGTCCATTGTGGACGCCTCGATCGACCGGTGGGTCTGGTACGCGGGCTGGACCGACAAGATCGCGTCGGTACTGGGCGCCGCCAACCCGGTGGCCGGTCCGTATTTCTCTTTCACGGTACCGGAACCCACCGGCGTCGTCGGCGTGCTGGCGCCCCAGTCGTCTTCGCTGCTGGGATTGGTCACCGTGCTCGCGCCGGTGCTGGCCTCCGGCTCGACAGCGGTGCTGGTGTCCAGCGCCGCACGCCCGTTGCCCGCCATCACGCTCTCCGAAGTGCTCGCGACCTCGGACGTCCCGGCCGGTGCCGCCAACATCCTGACCGGACACGCCGCCGAACTGGGCTCTTGGCTGGCTTCGCATGGCGACGTGAACGCCCTGGACCCGACCGGAGCCGCCCCGGCGGACCGGGTCGCGTTGGCCCAGGAAGCCGCGGGCACGGTGAAGCGCGTCCTGTCCGTTCCGGACGCCGAACCGGACTGGACCGCCGAGCCGGACCTTTCCCGGCTGCGCCGTTATCTGGAGGCCAAGACCGTCTGGCACCCGCTGGGCGTCTGA
- a CDS encoding ESX secretion-associated protein EspG codes for MSIIERPVRMPRLAFLAVWSHEKLGEPPVVVEHAPMYMTDDFSEKLRVQSFGLLAQVGLASSGTPSPRLRGTLELLAGARREVYAWSHFGNRRGDNGAVLVAAAGREAVRLVTDTRSVQIEPVSPRDISASLVELLPDCQPAPIRPLRVPKDYYDSASADPLAESSASADQLRHLMRAERDAVHQMHVAVRDHAGERTHSTALSAIDLADRGRILSFVNQDDAGELHINVYSGTRARLVEALALTLSDLA; via the coding sequence ATGTCGATCATCGAAAGACCGGTCCGGATGCCGCGACTGGCGTTCCTCGCCGTGTGGAGCCACGAAAAGCTCGGCGAGCCGCCGGTCGTGGTCGAGCACGCGCCGATGTACATGACTGACGATTTCTCGGAAAAGCTGCGAGTTCAGTCGTTCGGGCTGCTGGCCCAGGTCGGGCTGGCGTCGTCCGGAACCCCGTCGCCGCGACTGCGGGGCACGCTCGAATTGCTTGCCGGTGCCCGGCGCGAGGTCTATGCCTGGAGCCACTTCGGCAACCGCCGCGGCGACAACGGCGCGGTGCTGGTCGCGGCGGCCGGCCGGGAAGCCGTCCGGCTCGTCACCGACACCAGGTCTGTGCAGATCGAACCGGTTTCGCCGCGCGACATCAGCGCCAGCCTGGTCGAGCTCCTTCCCGACTGCCAGCCGGCGCCGATCCGGCCGCTGCGAGTGCCAAAGGACTACTACGACAGCGCGTCGGCCGACCCGCTCGCCGAGTCGTCGGCCAGCGCGGACCAGTTGCGACACCTGATGCGCGCCGAACGCGACGCGGTGCACCAAATGCATGTCGCGGTCCGCGATCACGCCGGCGAACGCACGCACAGCACCGCCCTGTCCGCGATCGACCTCGCCGACCGCGGCCGGATACTGAGTTTCGTCAATCAGGACGACGCCGGCGAACTGCACATCAACGTCTACTCCGGCACCCGCGCCCGGCTGGTCGAAGCGCTCGCCCTCACCCTCTCCGACCTCGCTTGA
- a CDS encoding DUF4232 domain-containing protein, translated as MGIRKTTRTIAAAVAVAGLMAGGAAVFAGTASASSVLPCTASQFTTKLVYGGAGAGNRDAAIQFTAKPGERCYLPGQAAVDLVGAHNVLVNNEAPANAPGVALVDGSSAYVPLHWTAIGGEDEQQTPNGITFTAPADSNPHGDYINPNVTVDWVFGAVDANEGSHTIDVGALTQGEAPAA; from the coding sequence ATGGGTATTCGCAAGACCACGCGGACCATCGCCGCGGCTGTCGCGGTCGCAGGGCTGATGGCCGGCGGTGCGGCGGTTTTCGCCGGCACCGCGAGCGCTTCCTCGGTGTTGCCGTGCACGGCCAGCCAATTCACCACCAAGCTGGTCTACGGCGGGGCGGGTGCGGGCAACCGCGACGCGGCCATCCAGTTCACCGCCAAGCCGGGGGAGCGGTGCTACCTGCCGGGGCAGGCCGCGGTGGATCTCGTCGGGGCGCATAACGTGCTGGTGAACAACGAAGCGCCGGCGAACGCGCCGGGGGTTGCGTTGGTGGACGGGTCTTCGGCTTACGTGCCGCTGCATTGGACGGCGATCGGCGGCGAGGACGAACAGCAGACCCCGAACGGGATCACTTTCACCGCTCCGGCGGATTCCAACCCGCACGGGGACTACATCAATCCGAACGTGACGGTGGATTGGGTTTTCGGTGCGGTTGACGCGAACGAAGGCAGCCACACGATCGATGTCGGGGCGTTGACCCAGGGCGAGGCGCCTGCTGCCTGA